The following coding sequences are from one Gadus macrocephalus chromosome 3, ASM3116895v1 window:
- the LOC132453478 gene encoding adhesion G protein-coupled receptor E5-like isoform X2, with product MAGKILLLILELLFMLKGSYSFCRVVDAPVTKEECEQNTFGICGHHAKCFTSPMGFCCNCLPGFNWLNIDDPCLDTNECSRDNICGSNAYCNNTIGSYTCTCRSGYTKQSATSRTCIDIDECEDGAKPNEGVCGINGTCRNTNGSFWCECPTGFTNYDNERTPCSVTEEDECEQNVGICGNHAMCINTPGSFCCKCMPGYKELNNRPDFTYDGQCLDINECWEIGNICGPNAYCNNTIGKFTCTCLSGYAKQDATSPSCIDIDECVDGAKPNEGVCGINGTCINSIGGFWCECPTGFTNYGNERTPCSELKCDQFEDPVAVSSQPYGGLAEILAQMKRSCLALARPDQYGNKTTGPTVLLNSLFDLTADVLSSNHTGDSVVAVSSLLSTVEDSIKLIGPQLTENQTSKNTSQTETKITVWKKTTPPSGPVHLTNTNASLEADWSTAIGSGTYPGFALAALVSYKNLETMLNQSFEQITLPEKNDRKPSYQLFSKVVSALVSNPDTQHLDKPVILTLRHLKELKESAEVSYTCAYWKAAGGGLQGKEEEGGAWSTRGCTQVSSNASHTVCSCTHLSSFAVLMALYPVNHTFGLMLLTKLCLVVSLLCLFLCILTFMFCRSIKGTRNTINLHLCICLFLADLVFLAGISETQPQGGCRLVAGLLHLFFLGAFSWMLLEGVHLYRMLVLVFNTTIRPRYLYTVGYGTPLVIVIISAISRPTGYGTDQYCWLTTEQGLIWSFFGPVCVVIGLNVVFFSITMWKLAQKFSSLKVDLTHLHKIRAFTVGAIAQLCVLGLMWLSGVFLFKEGDLVAAYIFTILNGLQGALIFLLNCLLSKQVREEYAKLLSCVRQQTSKVRYSRPQASRSGPHTNESNI from the exons ATGGCGGGGAAAATCCTCCTTCTTATACTGG agTTACTGTTCATGCTCAAGGGTTCCTATTCTTTCTGCCGAGTAGTTGATGCCCCCG TGACAAAAGAAGAGTGTGAGCAGAACACATTCGGTATATGTGGACACCACGCAAAGTGCTTCACCAGTCCGATGGGTTTCTGCTGCAATTGTCTGCCTGGGTTCAACTGGTTGAACATCGACGACCCGTGTTTGG ACACCAATGAGTGCTCCAGGGACAACATCTGCGGTTCCAATGCCTACTGCAACAACACCATCGGAAGCTACACCTGTACCTGTCGCTCAGGGTATACGAAGCAGAGTGCTACAAGTCGCACCTGCATTG ACATTGACGAATGTGAGGATGGTGCAAAGCCAAATGAAGGCGTTTGTGGCATTAACGGCACATGTAGAAATACCAACGGGAGCTTCTGGTGTGAGTGTCCAACCGGCTTCACTAACTATGACAACGAAAGGACTCCATGTTCGG TGACAGAAGAAGACGAGTGTGAACAGAATGTCGGTATATGTGGAAACCACGCCATGTGCATCAACACTCCGGGGAGTTTCTGCTGCAAGTGTATGCCTGGGTACAAGGAGTTGAACAATAGGCCCGACTTCACCTACGACGGACAGTGTTTGG ACATCAACGAGTGCTGGGAAATTGGGAACATCTGTGGTCCCAATGCCTACTGCAACAACACTATTGGAAAATTCACCTGTACCTGTCTCTCAGGATATGCTAAGCAGGATGCTACGAGTCCCTCGTGCATTG ACATTGACGAATGTGTGGATGGTGCAAAGCCAAATGAAGGCGTTTGTGGCATTAACGGAACTTGTATAAATTCCATCGGGGGCTTCTGGTGTGAGTGTCCAACCGGCTTCACTAACTATGGCAATGAAAGGACTCCATGTTCGG AGCTAAAGTGTGACCAGTTCGAGGACCCCGTTGCAGTGTCATCACAG cCTTATGGAGGTCTGGCAGAAATCTTGGCCCAAATGAAGCGTAGCTGTTTAGCGCTGGCCCGACCGGACCAGTATGGGAACAAGACCACTGGACCCACGGTGCTCCTCAAT AGCCTCTTCGACCTGACAGCGGACGTCCTGTCCAGCAACCATACGGGCGACAGTGTGGTGGCCGTGAGCAGCCTGCTCAGCACAGTGGAGGACTCCATCAAACTCATCGGCCCCCAACTCACTGAGAACCAAACCAGCAAGAACACAAGCCAGACAG agACGAAGATCACGGTGTGGAAGAAGACGACTCCCCCGAGCGGGCCGGTGCACCTGACCAACACCAacgccagcctggaggcggacTGGAGCACGGCAATCGGGAGCGGAACCTACCCTG GTTTCGCGCTCGCTGCTCTGGTGAGTTATAAGAACCTGGAGACCATGCTGAACCAGTCCTTTGAGCAGATAACCTTACCCGAAAAGAACGACAGGAAGCCCAGCTACCAGCTCTTCTCCAAGGTGGTGTCGGCGTTGGTCTCCAACCCTGACACACAGCACCTAGACAAGCCTGTCATTCTCACCCTACGACACCTGAAG GAGCTGAAGGAGTCCGCTGAGGTGAGCTACACCTGTGCCTACTGGAAGGCTGCGGGAGGCGGGCtgcaggggaaggaggaggagggcggggcctggtCCACCCGCGGCTGCACCCAGGTCTCCTCCAACGCCTCCCACACCGTCTGCAGCTGCACCCATCTCAGCAGCTTCGCCGTTCTCATGGCCCTCTACCCCGTCAAC CACACCTTTGGCCTCATGCTGCTGACCAAGCTGTGCCTGGTCGTCTCCCTGCTATGTCTGTTCCTGTGCATCCTCACCTTCATGTTCTGCCGCTCCATCAAGGGCACCcgcaacaccatcaacctccacCTCTGCATCTGCCTCTTCCTGGCCGACCTCGTCTTCCTCGCAGGCATCTCCGAGACCCAACCCCAG GGTGGATGTCGGTTGGTAGCAGGCCTGCTGCACCTCTTCTTCCTGGGGGCGTTCAGCTGGATGCTGCTGGAGGGCGTGCACCTGTACCGCATGTTGGTGCTGGTGTTCAACACCACCATCCGACCGCGCTACCTATACACCGTGGGCTACGGGACGCCcctcgtcatcgtcatcatctcGGCCATCAGCAGACCCACGGGATACGGCACTGACCAATA CTGCTGGCTGACGACAGAGCAGGGCCTCATCTGGAGCTTCTTCGGGCCGGTGTGTGTCGTCATTGGCCTCAACGTGGTCTTCTTCAGCATCACCATGTGGAAGCTGGCCCAGAAGTTCTCCAGCCTCAAAGTTGACCTCACCCACCTGCACAAAATACG aGCTTTTACAGTCGGGGCTATAGCTCAGCTGTGTGTGCTGGGCCTGATGTGGCTCTCTGGGGTGTTCCTGTTTAAGGAGGGGGACTTGGTGGCCGCGTACATATTCACCATCCTTAACGGCCTACAGGGGGCGCTGATCTTCCTCCTGAACTGTCTGCTGTCAAAGCAG GTGAGAGAAGAGTATGCCAAATTATTGTCCTGTGTCCGTCAACAAACCAGTAAAGTCCGATACAGTCGGCCGCAG GCGTCCCGGAGCGGTCCACACACAAACGAATCAAACATATGA